Proteins from one Gilliamella sp. ESL0443 genomic window:
- a CDS encoding phosphatidylglycerophosphatase A gives MTKQARNKDFKKYLKLTNPIHFLAVGLGSGLSPIMPGTMGSLMAIPLWLLFLGLQPTLYWVFILVTFVFGCYICQKTSDDTHTHDSGHIVWDEFVGMWITLYFIPQFSILWVTIAFVAFRLFDMAKPWPIRWFDKRVPGGFGIMVDDVIAAIFSSLSVYVLTFII, from the coding sequence ATGACGAAACAAGCGCGCAATAAAGATTTTAAAAAATACCTAAAACTCACAAATCCAATTCATTTTTTAGCGGTCGGATTAGGCAGTGGGCTATCGCCAATTATGCCTGGTACTATGGGATCATTAATGGCGATACCACTATGGCTTTTATTTTTGGGTTTACAACCTACTTTATATTGGGTTTTTATTTTAGTGACGTTTGTGTTTGGTTGTTATATTTGCCAAAAAACGTCGGATGATACCCATACTCATGATTCGGGTCATATTGTTTGGGATGAATTTGTCGGTATGTGGATAACGCTGTATTTCATTCCTCAATTTTCAATACTATGGGTGACGATTGCTTTTGTCGCATTTAGATTGTTTGATATGGCAAAACCTTGGCCTATTCGTTGGTTTGATAAGCGTGTGCCGGGCGGTTTTGGTATTATGGTCGACGATGTTATCGCCGCCATATTCTCTTCTTTATCTGTTTACGTGTTAACATTTATCATTTAA
- the nadK gene encoding NAD(+) kinase, with the protein MGIPFKCVGLVGIPRKLEAIETHQVLYDWLVNLGIQVLVEDRLAQYIKFPSSVYATLDTIGEQADLAIVVGGDGNMLRSARQLSHYKIKVIGVNRGNLGFLTDISHDHVIEQLTPVIKGDYDDDPRFLLEVSIYSDGRLINSGFAVNEIVVTPNTVAHMIDYDVYINERNAFSQRADGLIIATPTGSTAYSLSAGGPILAPHLDALIITPMFPHSLAVRPLVIKSDNPIHLKFPTTALDLNVACDSQIILPVKPTQEVIIRRSDYEFNLIHSKDYDYFNNLSSKLGWSQKMF; encoded by the coding sequence ATGGGTATACCATTTAAATGTGTTGGTTTGGTTGGGATTCCACGTAAATTAGAGGCGATTGAAACTCATCAGGTTCTATATGACTGGCTAGTTAACTTAGGTATTCAAGTTTTAGTTGAAGATCGGTTAGCGCAGTATATAAAATTTCCTAGTAGTGTATACGCAACTTTAGATACGATTGGTGAGCAAGCCGACTTAGCCATTGTTGTCGGTGGTGATGGTAATATGCTACGTTCGGCACGTCAATTATCGCACTATAAAATTAAAGTGATTGGAGTAAATCGAGGTAATTTAGGCTTTTTAACCGATATTTCCCATGATCATGTTATTGAGCAATTAACTCCTGTTATCAAAGGGGACTACGATGATGATCCTCGGTTTTTATTGGAAGTGTCTATCTACAGTGATGGTCGGTTAATTAATTCTGGTTTTGCTGTAAATGAAATTGTAGTTACACCTAATACTGTTGCGCATATGATTGATTATGATGTGTATATCAATGAGCGCAATGCATTTTCACAACGAGCTGATGGTTTAATTATTGCAACGCCCACAGGATCGACTGCTTACTCGTTATCAGCTGGTGGACCAATCCTTGCGCCGCACTTAGATGCGTTAATTATCACACCAATGTTTCCACACTCTTTAGCGGTTAGACCATTAGTGATTAAGAGTGATAATCCTATCCATCTTAAATTTCCAACAACAGCTTTGGATCTTAATGTTGCTTGCGATAGCCAAATTATCTTGCCAGTTAAACCAACACAAGAGGTAATTATTCGTCGCTCAGATTATGAGTTTAATTTAATTCATTCTAAGGATTATGATTATTTTAATAATCTTTCAAGCAAACTAGGTTGGTCACAAAAGATGTTTTGA
- the grpE gene encoding nucleotide exchange factor GrpE translates to MTEQENNMSENETNIEVPAEQTTEEQTPSQPSVEEQLKAKDTRIAELEQALEIAKKNESEAMIRARAEIDNVRKRVEQDVDKARKYALEKFSNELLPVIDNLERALESTDKNNPEHKATVEGLELTLKSFLDTVKKFGIEVINTADSQLNPDLHQAISMVESPEHQSGQIVNTIQKGYTLNGRLIRPAMVIVAK, encoded by the coding sequence ATGACTGAACAAGAGAATAATATGTCAGAAAATGAAACAAACATTGAAGTCCCAGCTGAGCAAACTACTGAAGAACAAACGCCATCTCAACCAAGTGTTGAAGAGCAGTTAAAAGCCAAAGATACACGTATTGCAGAACTTGAACAAGCATTAGAAATTGCTAAAAAAAATGAAAGTGAAGCAATGATTCGTGCTCGAGCTGAAATTGATAACGTGCGCAAACGTGTTGAACAAGATGTGGACAAAGCACGTAAATATGCTCTTGAGAAATTCTCAAATGAGCTTTTACCTGTAATTGATAATCTTGAACGCGCATTAGAATCTACAGATAAAAATAATCCAGAGCACAAAGCAACTGTAGAAGGATTAGAGTTAACATTAAAATCGTTTTTAGATACGGTCAAAAAATTTGGTATTGAAGTGATAAATACTGCTGATTCACAATTAAACCCAGATCTACATCAAGCGATTAGTATGGTTGAATCACCAGAACATCAATCAGGACAGATCGTCAATACTATCCAAAAAGGCTATACACTCAATGGTCGACTTATCCGACCTGCTATGGTGATTGTAGCTAAATAA